A window of Ipomoea triloba cultivar NCNSP0323 chromosome 2, ASM357664v1 contains these coding sequences:
- the LOC116005312 gene encoding ABC transporter I family member 17-like, protein MENFQGSLTEHLVVVDGGGEIGYGCAPETKIRVSGLTKDSNNGVTVLNKVSVDIPRGVIVGIIGPSGSGKSTFLRALNRLWEPPSGTVFLDGKDICELDVLSLRRHVGMLFQLPALFEGTVADNIRYGPQLRGKKLGDNHVNKLLNLADLDSSFFNKCAGELSVGQAQRVALARTLANEPQVLLLDEPTSALDPISTQNIEDVLVKLKKDHNMTIAIVSHSIKQIQRIADMVCLLVGGEIVEILKPDQLSEAKHPMAQRFLELSS, encoded by the exons ATGGAGAATTTCCAAG GCAGTTTAACAGAGCATCTGGTTGTGGTGGATGGTGGTGGCGAAATCGGGTATGGGTGTGCCCCGGAAACCAAAATCCGGGTTAGTGGGCTCACCAAGGATTCAAACAATGGCGTCACCGTACTCAACAAGGTCAGCGTGGATATACCCAGAGGTGTAATCGTGGGGATTATTGGGCCGAGTGGTAGCGGGAAATCAACTTTCTTGAGAGCTCTCAACCGCCTATGGGAGCCTCCTTCTGGCACAGTCTTCCTGGATGGTAAAGATATATGTGAGTTGGATGTGCTGAGCCTTCGCCGCCATGTTGGGATGTTGTTTCAGCTCCCTGCTCTTTTTGAAG GCACTGTTGCAGATAACATCAGATATGGACCACAGTTAAGAGGGAAAAAACTTGGTGACAATCATGTTAACAAATTGCTCAACCTTGCTGATCTGGACTCCTCTTTCTTCAACAAATGTGCTGGTGAGTTATCTGTTGGTCAGGCTCAAAGGGTTGCACTTGCTAGGACCTTGGCTAATGAACCACAG GTGCTCTTACTAGATGAGCCAACCAGTGCACTGGATCCCATATCAACACAGAATATTGAGGATGTGCTTGTAAAGCTGAAGAAAGATCACAACATGACAATTGCAATCGTCTCTCACAGCATCAAACAAATACAAAGAATTGCTGATATGGTGTGCCTTCTTGTTGGCGGTGAGATTGTTGAAATTCTAAAACCCGATCAGCTCTCTGAAGCTAAGCATCCCATGGCACAAAGGTTTCTCGAACTTAGCTCCTAG
- the LOC116005319 gene encoding mucin-1-like yields MNSKIILFSITFLFSSAAAIDILPHTDNPKNTNSASGNSILASSSPAKSPAASPTKSLAVSPAKSLTASLAKSLAASPAKAPAASPTTTPPASPTTTPPASPTNTPPASPTNTPPASPTNTPPASSTNTPPASSTNTPPASSTNTPPASSTKTPPASPATSAAPSPRKMLSPPTAPPSNTNTPTAGSVSNEPAPASDAPTQDDSSVGTALGVSAGILAATVSSNLFLMLMA; encoded by the coding sequence ATGAATTCCAAGATCATTTTATTTTCCATCACCTTTCTGTTCAGTAGTGCTGCGGCCATTGACATCTTGCCCCACACTGACAACCCTAAAAATACAAATTCTGCCTCTGGCAATTCAATTCTTGCAAGTTCTAGTCCGGCCAAGTCCCCTGCTGCTAGCCCGACCAAGTCCCTTGCTGTTAGCCCGGCCAAGTCTCTCACTGCTAGCCTGGCCAAGTCTCTCGCTGCTAGCCCGGCCAAGGCCCCCGCTGCAAGCCCGACCACCACCCCTCCTGCAAGCCCGACCACCACCCCTCCTGCTAGCCCGACCAACACCCCTCCTGCTAGCCCGACCAACACCCCTCCCGCTAGCCCGACAAACACCCCTCCCGCTAGCTCCACCAACACCCCTCCCGCTAGCTCCACCAACACCCCTCCCGCTAGCTCAACCAACACCCCTCCCGCTAGCTCGACCAAAACACCTCCTGCTAGCCCGGCCACGTCTGCAGCACCTAGCCCAAGGAAGATGTTGTCCCCTCCAACAGCACCTCCATCAAATACTAACACACCTACTGCAGGATCAGTTTCCAATGAACCTGCACCAGCTTCGGATGCCCCAACACAGGACGATTCCAGTGTTGGTACAGCTTTGGGTGTTAGTGCAGGTATTCTAGCAGCAACAGTCTCCTCAAATCTATTCCTCATGTTGATGGCTTGA